A region from the Maledivibacter sp. genome encodes:
- a CDS encoding metal-dependent transcriptional regulator, whose translation MEKLTFVMENYLEAIYELSNKGDSGARLSDIAKRLGVTKASANSAMSTLAQKGLISNEKYKEIFLTPKGKILSEQTSHKHHVIRHFFVEVLKVDLKIADGDACAIEHVISNEAVLAMEDYLSNQIIPD comes from the coding sequence ATGGAAAAACTGACTTTTGTAATGGAGAATTATCTTGAGGCTATATACGAACTTTCAAATAAAGGTGATAGCGGTGCTAGGCTATCTGATATTGCTAAGCGTCTTGGAGTTACAAAAGCAAGTGCAAATAGTGCAATGTCAACATTAGCTCAAAAAGGATTAATTTCAAACGAAAAATATAAGGAAATTTTTCTTACTCCAAAGGGAAAAATATTATCGGAACAAACCTCCCATAAGCATCATGTTATCCGTCATTTTTTTGTTGAGGTTCTAAAGGTTGACCTTAAAATTGCCGATGGGGATGCGTGCGCTATTGAACATGTTATTAGTAATGAAGCCGTTCTGGCTATGGAGGACTATCTTTCAAATCAGATAATCCCTGATTAG
- a CDS encoding TetR/AcrR family transcriptional regulator, with translation MRPVNEELKSEILNISKKEFLDHGYNKTTVRSIATSLGCTTGAIYRYYKDKSAIFDALVKEPCEILLKRFRETSLNISSYSEDVQVKSVPEMSADEFDWMVDYIYDNYDVFRLICCASEGTKYENYIELLIEIEEESTNRFITTLKESGMLKSNIDPLMSHILANTLFSGIFETVRHNLPRNIAMEHMHTLQQFFWGGWVRLLGI, from the coding sequence TTGAGACCAGTCAACGAAGAACTAAAATCAGAAATATTAAATATTAGCAAGAAAGAGTTTTTAGATCATGGATATAATAAAACCACTGTACGAAGTATTGCTACATCCTTAGGCTGTACTACAGGAGCAATTTATCGTTATTACAAGGATAAATCTGCAATATTTGATGCTCTGGTAAAAGAACCCTGTGAAATACTATTAAAACGATTTAGAGAAACTTCACTAAATATTTCATCATATTCAGAGGATGTTCAAGTAAAAAGTGTTCCTGAGATGTCTGCCGATGAATTTGATTGGATGGTAGATTATATTTATGACAATTATGATGTATTTCGATTGATTTGCTGTGCTTCAGAGGGAACCAAATATGAAAATTATATTGAACTTCTAATTGAGATTGAAGAAGAATCCACAAATCGCTTTATTACAACATTAAAAGAAAGTGGAATGCTCAAAAGTAATATTGATCCTTTAATGTCACATATTTTAGCTAATACTCTTTTTTCAGGAATTTTTGAAACCGTTAGGCATAATCTACCACGAAATATTGCCATGGAGCATATGCACACCTTGCAACAATTTTTTTGGGGTGGATGGGTCAGATTATTAGGGATTTAA
- a CDS encoding energy-coupling factor transporter transmembrane protein EcfT: MKLMFSMNPITKIILILLVNILLFSYGDAVYVTITTWYAIFLIFLLGKHGTAYKTGMAYLTYSLVNYFISFAPKAVVSAWGLVIYPLLLFMPLFIYGILTFTTTQISDLQAALQKLKVPNKFILILLVIFRFLPSLNSEVRNIKAAMKLKGVSKNPIKLVEHIYVPLLFNCIKIGDELSASAYTRGMGLYPQATPLKKSKFGLLDIISLCMIVTLICMRRGLIAL; this comes from the coding sequence ATGAAACTGATGTTTTCCATGAATCCAATAACAAAAATCATCTTAATACTTTTAGTTAATATTTTGCTATTTAGTTACGGAGACGCAGTTTATGTTACTATTACTACTTGGTATGCAATTTTTTTGATATTTCTATTAGGAAAACATGGTACAGCATATAAGACAGGAATGGCATATCTTACATATTCATTGGTAAATTATTTTATAAGCTTTGCTCCCAAAGCAGTGGTATCTGCTTGGGGGCTTGTAATATACCCCCTATTGCTTTTTATGCCATTGTTTATTTATGGGATACTAACATTTACAACTACACAGATTAGTGATTTACAAGCTGCATTACAAAAGCTTAAAGTCCCCAACAAATTCATATTGATTTTGCTAGTCATATTTCGTTTTTTACCCTCGCTAAACAGTGAAGTGAGAAATATTAAAGCAGCTATGAAACTTAAAGGCGTAAGTAAAAATCCCATAAAATTGGTGGAACACATCTATGTACCTCTTTTGTTCAATTGTATTAAAATTGGCGATGAATTGAGTGCATCTGCCTATACAAGAGGAATGGGGTTATATCCACAGGCAACTCCATTAAAAAAATCTAAATTTGGTTTGCTTGATATTATCAGCTTATGTATGATAGTAACACTTATTTGCATGAGAAGGGGGTTAATAGCTTTATGA
- a CDS encoding L-2-amino-thiazoline-4-carboxylic acid hydrolase yields MVKYMENYIINNFDEKIAKFICENTDDQLTKLKENCMEESKNRRGNLFKSIFPAIALYRVLQIQMSREEAFEHMKKMISDNTKKNSRKVYERMGKLPFFFSLFRKMFTMGLKGDSWDVEWVENNKSNFEYNIKGCLWNDAFKRYDCHELCALFCNNDEINFTNVSPKMHFERKYALGYGDHMCDFHFYAMKKNKTASK; encoded by the coding sequence ATGGTAAAATATATGGAAAATTATATCATCAATAATTTCGATGAAAAAATTGCTAAATTTATATGTGAAAATACAGATGATCAATTGACCAAATTAAAGGAAAACTGTATGGAGGAAAGTAAAAACCGAAGAGGGAATCTTTTTAAAAGCATTTTTCCCGCCATTGCTCTTTATCGTGTTCTTCAGATTCAAATGAGCAGGGAAGAGGCATTTGAGCATATGAAAAAAATGATTTCGGATAATACTAAAAAAAATTCAAGAAAAGTATATGAACGAATGGGAAAGCTGCCCTTTTTCTTTTCTCTTTTTAGAAAGATGTTTACCATGGGTCTAAAGGGAGATAGTTGGGATGTTGAATGGGTAGAAAATAACAAAAGTAACTTTGAATACAATATAAAAGGATGCCTTTGGAATGATGCTTTCAAACGATATGATTGTCATGAATTATGTGCTTTATTTTGTAATAATGATGAAATAAATTTTACAAATGTAAGTCCCAAAATGCACTTTGAAAGAAAATACGCTCTTGGCTACGGGGACCATATGTGTGATTTTCATTTTTATGCCATGAAAAAAAATAAGACTGCTTCAAAATAA
- a CDS encoding MptD family putative ECF transporter S component: MLNQSVKNNKLQGKDLIFVGIFTAIFLAITIIVSGCAFLPILQIMVSPICALLYAPVYLLYLAKVGKPLAITILGVICSAFVGLLVYGNVFCFLVNMMIFIVAELIAKAGGYKSFKLNAISYFVVSFWTMGESGSFWFFKDFAAELSLNGGYTQEWVEGVSRLSTPLSFVIVLAAIAVAAIISIVFARRMFKKHFKKAGII; this comes from the coding sequence ATGTTAAATCAATCTGTAAAAAACAATAAGCTTCAAGGAAAAGATCTCATTTTTGTGGGTATTTTCACTGCAATATTTTTAGCAATTACCATTATAGTATCAGGATGTGCTTTTTTACCAATTCTTCAAATTATGGTATCCCCAATTTGTGCATTGCTATATGCACCTGTCTATTTGCTGTATTTGGCTAAGGTAGGTAAACCTCTTGCAATTACAATCTTAGGGGTTATTTGCTCTGCATTTGTTGGCCTCTTAGTATATGGTAATGTTTTTTGTTTCCTAGTGAATATGATGATCTTTATTGTCGCAGAATTGATTGCAAAAGCCGGTGGCTATAAAAGCTTCAAGCTAAATGCAATCAGCTATTTTGTAGTATCTTTTTGGACTATGGGTGAGAGTGGTTCTTTCTGGTTCTTTAAAGATTTTGCAGCAGAGCTTTCTTTAAATGGTGGATATACACAAGAATGGGTTGAGGGTGTTTCTAGGTTATCAACACCATTATCCTTTGTAATCGTATTAGCTGCCATCGCTGTGGCCGCTATAATCAGCATTGTATTTGCAAGGAGAATGTTTAAAAAACATTTCAAGAAGGCAGGGATTATCTAA
- a CDS encoding ABC transporter ATP-binding protein → MIRFRHVNFSYHSPDEESKELILKDINISIEKGECVLFTGASGCGKSTLLQLINGIIPEFTNGTVDGDILLQNRRADTLSIAERSMLVGSVFQNPKSQFFHLNTSDEICFGAANHRVPIEKIKDRFNDTVALFSIEDLMNRNILQLSGGEKQQIACASVTMSQPSIYLLDEPSSNLDPESIKKLKTILLELKKLGNTILIAEHRLYYALEVCDRVIYMQKGRIVFDQGKEEFMNQCDQKAHGLRSFYANSIDKLWKGCYEEVEGKIEDSICINEMLVTYPNKVAVDITDLELPKHKVVAIVGGNGAGKSSFVRALVGIDKTKHFILNGKKAKRKDCIKQSYMVMQDVNCQLYSESVLDELVDLTEETDEEIAKAKEILTKLHLIDFVESHPLALSGGQKQRLAIACALFLDKKILVFDEPTSGLDYKNMLNVSLILKDLKEKVDCLIVITHDIELIEQCADYILEIHQGRVKRQLIKNEEEIKWKQKIPYSAYGN, encoded by the coding sequence ATGATACGGTTTAGACATGTAAATTTTTCTTACCATAGCCCAGACGAAGAATCCAAAGAACTAATTTTAAAGGATATTAATATTTCTATTGAAAAAGGGGAATGTGTGTTATTTACAGGAGCTTCAGGTTGCGGAAAGTCAACACTTTTGCAGTTAATCAATGGTATCATCCCTGAATTTACAAATGGAACTGTGGATGGAGATATCCTATTACAAAATCGGAGAGCAGATACCTTAAGTATTGCTGAAAGGTCGATGCTTGTCGGTTCGGTTTTCCAAAATCCAAAATCTCAATTTTTTCATCTAAATACTTCCGATGAAATATGTTTTGGTGCTGCAAATCATAGAGTTCCTATAGAAAAAATTAAGGACAGATTTAATGACACAGTAGCACTATTCTCTATAGAAGATTTGATGAACAGAAACATTTTACAGCTATCTGGTGGAGAAAAACAGCAGATAGCATGTGCTTCTGTGACCATGAGCCAACCATCTATTTATTTGCTAGACGAACCTAGTTCTAATTTGGACCCAGAAAGCATAAAAAAATTAAAAACCATTTTACTTGAATTAAAAAAACTTGGAAATACCATCTTAATTGCAGAACATAGATTATATTATGCATTAGAGGTATGTGACCGAGTAATTTATATGCAAAAAGGACGGATAGTATTTGATCAAGGAAAAGAAGAATTTATGAATCAATGTGATCAAAAAGCACATGGGCTTAGGAGCTTTTATGCCAATTCTATTGACAAACTTTGGAAAGGTTGTTATGAAGAAGTGGAAGGAAAAATAGAAGATAGCATTTGTATCAACGAAATGCTTGTTACCTATCCCAATAAAGTAGCGGTTGATATTACAGATTTAGAACTACCTAAACATAAGGTAGTGGCAATTGTAGGAGGTAATGGAGCGGGCAAATCAAGTTTTGTTCGTGCCCTTGTAGGTATTGATAAAACAAAGCACTTTATATTAAATGGCAAAAAAGCTAAAAGGAAGGACTGCATAAAGCAAAGCTATATGGTTATGCAGGATGTAAATTGTCAATTATATTCAGAGTCTGTATTGGACGAATTAGTTGATTTAACAGAGGAAACTGATGAGGAAATTGCAAAGGCAAAGGAAATACTCACCAAGCTTCACCTTATTGACTTTGTAGAAAGTCATCCTTTGGCATTGTCCGGGGGACAAAAACAAAGATTGGCAATTGCCTGTGCATTGTTTTTAGATAAAAAAATATTGGTATTTGATGAACCAACAAGTGGATTAGATTATAAAAATATGCTGAATGTATCCTTAATTCTGAAAGATTTAAAGGAAAAAGTGGATTGCTTAATAGTTATTACCCACGATATAGAATTAATTGAACAATGTGCTGACTATATTTTAGAAATCCATCAAGGACGAGTGAAAAGACAACTAATAAAAAACGAGGAGGAAATTAAATGGAAACAAAAAATCCCCTACTCCGCTTATGGGAATTAG